One genomic window of Cellulophaga sp. Hel_I_12 includes the following:
- a CDS encoding DUF2007 domain-containing protein, with translation MSDSNKYTKIYSGNQVSVILLKGLLEEAGIGVIEKNEQNSGVIAGFVGGTQSTIRLSVQEVDKEKAEKIVQAFIAQKQK, from the coding sequence ATGAGTGATAGCAATAAGTACACTAAGATTTATAGCGGAAACCAAGTATCAGTAATTCTTTTAAAAGGCTTATTGGAAGAGGCGGGAATTGGTGTTATAGAAAAAAATGAACAGAACTCAGGTGTTATTGCTGGTTTTGTGGGCGGAACACAATCTACAATAAGATTGTCTGTACAAGAAGTTGATAAAGAGAAAGCAGAAAAAATAGTACAAGCGTTTATCGCTCAGAAACAAAAGTGA
- a CDS encoding esterase family protein has translation MNFEIDYISAKGGFFSASLHRKVTFRLVAPSMYTHASHTFPVLLMNDGQDYTNMHLEKILTAAFNDKKISPFVYVGIEANENRIQEYGTSISADFKGRGSKAHDYAKFIVEEFIPFLQKEYKISTNNEDWVYAGMSLGGLSAMDIVLNHSHKFGKVGVFSGSFWWRNKAYIKNDKADRSRLILEVIKNSRFASHLKFWFQCGSEDEKADRNGNGIIDAIDDTQEVIKELKLKGYKAPKAISYVEISGGKHDLHTWSQAFPKFIRWAFGK, from the coding sequence ATGAATTTTGAAATTGATTACATAAGTGCTAAAGGAGGATTTTTTTCAGCTTCCTTACATAGAAAAGTAACTTTTAGATTAGTTGCACCTTCTATGTATACCCATGCAAGCCATACGTTTCCTGTACTATTGATGAATGATGGTCAGGATTACACAAATATGCATTTAGAAAAAATCTTAACTGCCGCTTTCAACGATAAGAAAATTTCTCCATTTGTTTATGTAGGTATTGAGGCTAATGAAAACCGAATTCAAGAATATGGAACAAGCATTTCGGCTGATTTTAAAGGAAGAGGCTCAAAAGCACATGATTATGCGAAATTTATTGTTGAGGAATTCATTCCTTTTTTACAAAAAGAGTACAAAATCTCAACAAACAATGAAGATTGGGTGTATGCGGGCATGTCATTAGGGGGCTTATCGGCCATGGATATTGTTTTAAATCATTCTCATAAATTTGGAAAAGTTGGAGTTTTTAGTGGTTCTTTTTGGTGGCGAAACAAGGCCTATATAAAAAATGATAAGGCAGATCGAAGCAGACTAATTTTAGAAGTCATAAAGAATTCAAGGTTCGCCTCTCATCTTAAATTTTGGTTTCAGTGCGGGTCTGAAGATGAAAAAGCGGATAGAAATGGCAATGGGATTATTGACGCTATTGATGACACACAAGAGGTCATAAAAGAATTGAAATTAAAAGGCTATAAAGCACCGAAAGCAATTAGCTATGTAGAAATTTCGGGAGGTAAACACGATTTGCATACGTGGAGTCAGGCATTTCCAAAATTTATCCGTTGGGCATTTGGCAAATAG
- a CDS encoding alpha/beta hydrolase-fold protein: protein MANINHIPYYSNTLGRNINLEISGHWGYPILMFPSSGGQYTQNTDFGLSASVMKYVDQGRIKLYNVETIDMISFYDDHMDSATKIHNYELYMQFLKDELIPYIQKECNVHRIAVAGVSFGGYHAANTAFRFPDLVSHLIAMSAAFSIRNMTPLLDDMRIYYNCPDEFMQHEEGWKFEHMQIVLSTSDWDICLDKNKRMSAILNEKGITHWYDEKKWISHDWPLWKMVFPEYIENYF, encoded by the coding sequence ATGGCAAACATAAATCACATTCCTTATTATTCAAATACCTTAGGAAGAAATATTAATTTGGAAATTTCGGGTCACTGGGGCTACCCTATTTTAATGTTTCCTTCTTCAGGGGGGCAATATACACAAAATACAGATTTTGGCTTATCTGCATCGGTAATGAAGTATGTAGACCAAGGGCGTATTAAGCTATATAATGTCGAAACGATTGATATGATTTCGTTTTATGATGACCATATGGATTCTGCAACAAAAATACACAACTATGAATTGTATATGCAGTTTTTGAAAGATGAATTAATACCCTACATTCAGAAAGAGTGTAACGTGCACAGAATTGCGGTTGCGGGGGTAAGTTTTGGAGGATACCATGCCGCCAATACCGCTTTTAGATTCCCCGATCTAGTGAGTCATTTAATAGCCATGAGTGCCGCTTTTAGCATAAGAAATATGACACCGCTCTTAGATGATATGCGTATTTATTATAATTGTCCAGATGAATTTATGCAACATGAGGAAGGCTGGAAATTTGAACATATGCAGATTGTTTTAAGCACTTCTGACTGGGATATTTGTCTTGACAAAAATAAACGAATGTCTGCTATTTTAAATGAAAAAGGCATTACCCATTGGTATGATGAAAAAAAATGGATATCGCATGATTGGCCTTTGTGGAAAATGGTATTTCCGGAATACATAGAAAATTATTTTTAA
- a CDS encoding acyltransferase family protein: protein MKNRIVAVDIFRGMTIVLMILVNNPGTWGAVYAPFLHADWHGYTPTDLVFPFFLFIVGTSIAFAYQNKTATANTYKKITVRSLKLIALGLFLGAFTITFPFFKEFSSIRFPGVLQRIGVVFFITSILFINFKWKTLISITIFILIGYWLAMGFIPVEGVASTFERAPNNLANYIDLKVLGNHMWKKDFDPEGFLSTIPAVASCILGIFTGLILNSKQEKKATILMGIGGSLLLIGHFWDLIFPINKALWSSSFVLVTAGWSNLILALIYYCTDIKKIKFGTAFRYAGANAIAVFFVSSFIAKLFGLIKVDASGTSIHSWLFHTFYVYEGISLQASSLLYALSVTSFYLGLAYFLYKRQIFIKV from the coding sequence ATGAAAAATCGGATTGTAGCGGTTGATATTTTTAGAGGAATGACCATTGTCTTAATGATCCTAGTAAACAATCCAGGTACATGGGGCGCCGTTTATGCTCCTTTTTTACATGCGGATTGGCATGGCTATACCCCAACAGATTTAGTTTTTCCCTTTTTTTTATTTATTGTGGGCACTTCTATCGCCTTTGCGTATCAAAACAAAACAGCAACTGCAAATACCTATAAAAAAATTACAGTCAGAAGTTTAAAACTAATAGCACTGGGACTTTTTCTGGGGGCTTTTACCATTACGTTTCCTTTTTTTAAGGAATTTTCAAGTATTAGATTTCCGGGAGTTTTACAGCGAATAGGGGTTGTTTTCTTTATCACATCCATACTATTCATTAATTTTAAGTGGAAGACACTAATCTCAATCACCATTTTTATTTTAATAGGCTATTGGTTAGCTATGGGTTTTATTCCTGTCGAAGGCGTAGCATCTACTTTTGAAAGGGCTCCTAATAATTTAGCAAATTATATAGATTTGAAAGTTTTAGGTAACCATATGTGGAAAAAAGACTTCGATCCAGAAGGGTTTTTAAGTACCATTCCTGCTGTAGCAAGTTGTATTTTAGGCATTTTTACAGGGCTAATTTTAAATTCAAAACAAGAAAAAAAGGCCACTATTTTAATGGGTATTGGTGGATCATTACTGCTGATTGGTCATTTTTGGGATCTTATTTTTCCAATTAATAAAGCGCTATGGTCAAGTAGTTTTGTTCTAGTCACGGCGGGATGGTCTAATTTAATTTTAGCCCTAATTTATTATTGTACAGACATCAAAAAAATAAAATTTGGGACTGCCTTTAGGTATGCAGGAGCAAATGCCATTGCTGTTTTCTTTGTATCAAGTTTTATAGCTAAGTTGTTTGGACTTATAAAGGTTGATGCTTCCGGAACTTCAATCCATTCATGGTTATTTCACACCTTTTATGTATACGAGGGGATCTCTTTGCAAGCCTCATCCTTGCTCTATGCGCTGTCGGTTACAAGTTTTTACTTAGGGCTAGCCTATTTTTTGTACAAAAGACAAATTTTTATTAAAGTATAG
- a CDS encoding sulfite exporter TauE/SafE family protein, protein MFYALAANTTTTSWVLAFLAAFILGISKSGIKGIAIIIVTLMALAFGAKESTGLIVPLLIVGDIFAVIYYNRHAQWNYIVRFLPWMVFGVLIGVFIGKDLDEETFKYGMSFIILGSVIIMYWWDQRSSKNVPTHWAFGSSIGILAGITTMIGNLAGAFSNIFFLAMRLPKNEFIGTAAWLFFIVNVFKLPFHVFVWHTITPETLLINLKLVPAIAVGLFVGVRLVKIIKDGFYRKMILVLTALGALLILLQ, encoded by the coding sequence GTGTTCTACGCATTAGCTGCAAATACAACAACAACTTCATGGGTTTTGGCCTTTTTGGCAGCGTTTATTTTAGGTATTTCAAAGTCTGGAATTAAAGGAATTGCTATCATCATTGTAACGCTTATGGCCCTTGCGTTTGGAGCTAAAGAATCTACTGGTTTAATTGTTCCTTTATTAATTGTCGGCGATATTTTTGCGGTAATCTATTACAACCGTCACGCCCAATGGAATTATATTGTTAGATTTTTACCATGGATGGTATTTGGGGTTTTAATCGGCGTTTTTATAGGGAAAGACTTGGATGAAGAAACCTTTAAATACGGAATGTCTTTTATTATTCTCGGGAGTGTTATTATAATGTATTGGTGGGATCAACGTAGCTCTAAAAACGTTCCAACGCATTGGGCTTTTGGTAGTTCTATAGGTATCTTGGCTGGGATTACCACTATGATTGGAAACCTTGCTGGCGCATTTTCCAACATTTTTTTCTTGGCGATGCGATTACCTAAAAATGAATTTATTGGTACGGCAGCTTGGTTATTTTTTATTGTCAATGTTTTTAAACTGCCGTTTCATGTTTTCGTTTGGCACACCATCACTCCAGAAACCTTACTCATAAATCTAAAATTAGTTCCTGCCATTGCAGTGGGACTATTTGTGGGTGTGCGCTTAGTTAAAATCATAAAAGATGGCTTTTACCGGAAAATGATTCTTGTTTTAACGGCTTTAGGCGCCTTATTGATTTTACTTCAATAA